Below is a genomic region from Persicimonas caeni.
GAGTCGCTCGAGCCACGCGTTTGCCCGCCGGCCCAAGCGCGTGTGGGTGTCGGCCACGCACAGCACGATGCTGGCGAAGAGCGCGACCAAAAAGAGCAGCAGGCTCACCCATTCAAGCCAGCTACGCTCGAACTCGAAGCGATAGGTCCCCGGCTCGAGGGGCACCGTCATAAATGCGGTCTTTTCTTCAAACCCGTCGAGGGCCATCGGCTCGATGTCGACCGGCTCGCCGTCACGCGTGACGCTCCAGCGGGGGAAATACGACACGTTCAGGCGCAGCGTACCCTTCGAGCCCTCGGCGGCCTTCAAGACGATCTCTTCGTTGGCGAAGCGCTCGACGCTCACCTCGCCCTCGCCGTCGATGATCTCGAAGGGCTGCTCCTTCCACCTCTTATATTCGTACAGTCGCAGCTCTCCGAAGCTCTCCACGAGCTCGTACTGGCTCTTGGGCATGCTGCGCGAGGTGATCACGTAGCGAATATTGAGCGCGTCGAGCAGCTCGGGGGCGGTCGCCTCCATCTTGTAGGCGTAGTTGGACACCGGCGTGAACCCCGTCTTGTAGAGCGGGAAGGCCAGCCGAGTGCCCAGGTCGGTGTAGCTGTGGTCGTGGTAGTGGACGCGCAGCATGATCCGGAAGAACGGCTCGGCGTCGGGGTATTCGCGCTCGAACCAGGCGACCAGCTCGTCGCGGGCCTGCTGGTGGGGGCGCTGCGAGGCCTCGGTGAGGCTTCGGCTGAGCTGCGTCTTTCCGAATTGATGGAAGTACGGGATCGCAAACGGGACGATGAGCAAGACCGGAAGGGCGGTCGCGGCGAAGACGCGCACGAGCCCGGTGTCGGCCAGCTTGTCGGTCTCGTCGGTCTCGTCGGTCGCCCCAAACGACATGCGCCGAGCCGCGATCACCGCGGCCACGGCCGCGTAGGCCGCCGCCACGAACCAATACGGCTTGAGCATCAGCGAGAAGCGCTGGAACTGGATATGCTCGAACGCCTTGGCGAGCTCGAGCAGGTGGAACTCGCTCAGCACGGTCACCGAGCCGCCCAGCAGGAAGACGAAGACGAGCAGCGCGGTCAAAAAGTGGTGGAACTTGCGCACGAAGAGCAGGCCGACCGAGCCCACCAGCCCCAGCCCGATGACCAAGGGCATGGTGCCGGGGAAGACGTCGAGCTCGAAGAGGTCCTTGCCCATCGTGAACGTGGTCGTCCACACCTCGCCGTAGGACGCGGCGAATTTGCGCACCGACATGAACGGAAAGACCCACAGCCCGCCGATCAGGATGCCGAGCACGTAGCCGGCGATCAGGCGCAGGCTCGCCTGCGGCCACGGGCGCCGGTTATCGGTCATGCGGTAGGCCAGCAAGATGAGCGGGCCGGCGATGGCGAAGTGCAGAATCTGGACCGGGTGGGTGAGCAGCGAGGCGCCCAGGAAGAGCGCGAAGATGCCCGTGTCGCGCCAGCGCGATTCGCGCAAAAGGCTGGGCACCCGGGCCATGGCCAACAGGGCGAAGGCCGTCGACAACGCCTGCGGCCACACGCCCCACTCGGCGGTGTAGACCCAGCCGCCGAAGCGGTAGCTGGCGGTGTCGGCCATGAAGAGCACGCCGCCCAGCACGCCCACCCAGCGGCCGAAGCCGACCCGGGCGAACGCGTAGACCGAGTAGCCCATCAAGACCCACAACAGGAAGAACGCCACCCCGTAGGCCTGCCCCAGTTCGAGCAGCCCGAGGCTCGCCCACTGCACGGCGTTCACCCACAGGTCGGCGCCGATGGGGTACAGATACTGCGCCGGATAGCCGGCGAACCACTTGTGGCTCCAGCCCCAGAGGCGGCCGTCGGCCAAGAAGTCTTGTTGGAGTTGCCAGGCTTTGAAGAAGTGAACCGGGTGGTCGTGATCGACCGGGCGGTCGCCCAGGGCGGCTTCGGGCAAGATGGCCGCGGCGACCGCGACGATCACGCCCAAGCTCAAAAACCCGTAGACCCACTCGAGGGCCGAATACTCGATGCCCCACAGCTTGCGCGGCTCGGCGAGCCAGTCGCGAAGCCGCGTGAGCGGCTCGCGGGCGGTGCGCACGGCCACGGCGGCGGCGCCGGCGAGGAGCGCGGCGCCCAGCCATGGGAAGGGGCGCTCGGCAAAGAGAGCGAGCACGCCGACCACGGCGAGCAGCCCCGAGACGACATATGGCACGGCATCACGTTTCACGAGGGTCGGTCCCCGGGCTGGAAGCTCACAATTTGGTCACGTCGACCAGGACGACGGTCCACGGAAGCGGCGAGCGCACCTCGATGACGCGGCCGTACTGGGCGGCGAAGTCGACGAAGCCGGTGCGCGACCAGTGGTTGAGGTGGCCGGGCGTGTTGCCCAGGTCGCGCAGGTAGGCGCCGCGGGCCATGTTGAGCACGCGCCACAGCGGCTCGCGGGGCACGCTGAGCACCAGCTTGCGCCGGGCGACGCGGGCCATCTCGGCCAAAGAGGCGTGCGGATCTTGGACGTGCTCGAGCACCTCGAGGGAGGTGATCGTGTCGAAAGCGTCGTCGTCGAAGGGCAGCGACTCGGCCACGCCGGTGCAGAAGCTGAGGCGATCGCCCTCCAGCCCCTTCCAGTGCGCCTCGAGTTCGTCGTCCTCCAGGTCGATGCCGGTCACCTCGACCGACGGGTAGCGCTCGACGATCGCGCGGGCCATGATGCCCTCGCCGCAACCGACGTCGAGCAGCTTTTCGGGCCCGGCGTAGTCGAGCAACTCCCACACCGAGGACTTGAACTCGCGCATCATCCAGCGCACGACCGGGTTCGACGAGCCGTACTTGTCGTAGGTGTTGCCGGTGGGCACCGTGTCGGCGTTGGCTGAGTGCGCGCCCGTCGATTGGGCTGTTTGATCTTGGCTCATAGCGTGTCGTTAGGCGTCTAGACCGCGGCCGGCTCGTTGGCCGGCTCGGTCTGCTTGGAGTGTTCGCGCTCCTTGTCGGTGTCGCCAAATTCGAGGCGACGTACCCGCCAGAGCGTCTCTTCGACGAGTTTGCGATTGTTGGCGATCAGGTCGGCCAGAAGCCCGGTCAGCCCGGTCTGGAAGCCGAGCGACATCAACAGGACGGCCAGCAAGAGCGATTGGACGTGCCCGTCGCCGTCGCCGATGGCATAGAAGTACAAAAAGCGCGCGCCCAGCACGAACCCCGCAAAGAAGAGCAGCGCGCCGATGCCCATAAAGACCTTCAGCGGCTGGTAGGTCGTGTAGATGCGCACGATCGTGCTCATCGAGCGGGTCACGTACGAGCGGATCGACCCGAAGAGCCGGCTCTCGCGCAGCTTCTCGTTGGTGCGGATGGGCACGTGCGACACCGCGATATTCTTGCGGCCCGCCTGGATGATCGTCTCGAGGGTGTAGGTGAAGTCGCTGACCACGTTCAGGCGCATGGCGCCTTCGCGCGAGAACGCCCGAAAGCCGCTGGTCGTATCCGGCACGTCGGTGCTCGACG
It encodes:
- a CDS encoding class I SAM-dependent methyltransferase, encoding MSQDQTAQSTGAHSANADTVPTGNTYDKYGSSNPVVRWMMREFKSSVWELLDYAGPEKLLDVGCGEGIMARAIVERYPSVEVTGIDLEDDELEAHWKGLEGDRLSFCTGVAESLPFDDDAFDTITSLEVLEHVQDPHASLAEMARVARRKLVLSVPREPLWRVLNMARGAYLRDLGNTPGHLNHWSRTGFVDFAAQYGRVIEVRSPLPWTVVLVDVTKL
- a CDS encoding glycosyltransferase family 2 protein gives rise to the protein MKLIIQIPCFNEEKTLPTTLGDLPREVEGFDTVEWLIIDDGSTDRTVEVAREHGVHHIVRHTGNKGLAAAFRTGLNACLRVGADAIVNTDGDNQYNGADIPKLVAPIVRGEADMVIGDRQTDTIEHFSWTKKRLQHLGSWVVRQASSTDVPDTTSGFRAFSREGAMRLNVVSDFTYTLETIIQAGRKNIAVSHVPIRTNEKLRESRLFGSIRSYVTRSMSTIVRIYTTYQPLKVFMGIGALLFFAGFVLGARFLYFYAIGDGDGHVQSLLLAVLLMSLGFQTGLTGLLADLIANNRKLVEETLWRVRRLEFGDTDKEREHSKQTEPANEPAAV